Within the Desulfurellaceae bacterium genome, the region CGCCAAAACAACCTGATGGGCTGGCGGGCCTACCTCGGTCACGAGCCGGGCGGGCCGGACGTGTCGCCATATGCCGCAGCCGCGCGGGCGACCGACCTGAGCGGCCTGGCGCCAGCTTATATTCCGGTTGGCGACCTTGACCTGTTCCTGGACGAAAACGTGAGCTACGCGCAACGGATGCTGGCGGCCGGCGTGCCCACCGAGCTGCACGTCTACCCGGGCGGCTTTCACGGCTTTAACGGGTTTGCGCCCGGTGCCGAGATCTCACAGCGCTTCAACACCGAGCGCGACAAGACCCTGAGGCGCATGCTTCACCGCTAACCGCGACCATCCGTCCCGCCTGCCAGAGCAGGTGGGGACGGATGGAGCCGGCTCTCATATTCGCTCGATAATCGACGCAATCCCCATCCCGCCACCAATACACATGGTGACCAGTCCGGTGGTTTTATCCTGACGCTCAAGCTCATCAAGCACGGTGCCGACCAGCATGCTGCCCGTCGCGCCGAGCGGGTGGCCGAGGGCAATCGCCCCGCCGTTGACGTTGACCTTGTCCGGGTCGATGTCGCAGTCTTTCATGACCTTGAGCGGCACCGCAGCAAACGCCTCGTTGATCTCGACCAAATCAATATCGTTGATCGTCATACCGGCTTTCTTCAGCACCCGTCGGGTAGCCGGGACCGGCGCCGTCAGCATGATGATCGGCTCGGCTCCGGCCGTTGCCGTGGCCACAATCCGGGCCCGCGGCTTCATGCCGTGACTGCGGGCGTATTCGGGTGAGGCCAGGAGCAGTGCCCCCGCCCCATCAACGATACCGGAAGAGTTCCCGGCGTGGTGGACGTGCTCGACGTGGTCAAGCTCGGTGTAGCGCGACAGGGCTTTCTGGTCGAAGCTCAGCGTATCGCCCTTTTGCACGTATTTACCGAGTTCGGCGAACGACGGCGGCAGGCCAGACAGCCCCTCCAGGGTCGTACTCGGGCGTGGGTATTCGTCGTGTTCGAGCACGACCTCGCCCTCGGCATTCCGCACCGGAACCAGGCTCTTGGTGAGGCGGTCCTCTTTGTGAGCCCGGACATAGCGCTGTTGGCTCGACACGGCAAACCGGTCGCAGTCCTCACGGCTGAAGCCCTCGAGGGTAGCGATCAGGTCGCCCGAAATACCCTGCTGGACCAGCGGATGGAGCCGCCGCAGCTTTCGATTATGCCCGTCGATACCGCCCCGGTCGGCGTTCATCGGCACGCGGGACATGGATTCCACCCCGCCGGCAACGACCAGGTCTTGCTCGCCGGACTTGATGCCCATGGCCGCAAAGTTGACCGCCTGCTGACCCGAGCCGCAGAAGCGGTTAATCGTCACCCCGGTGGAATCGTTGGGCCACTCCGCAGCCAGCACCGACATGCGGGCGATACACATGGCCTGGTCGCCGTAGGCGGTGACACACCCGACCAGCACGTCTTCGACATCCAGCGGATTGAGCTGATTGCGGTCCTTGATGGCATTCAGCGCCTGCGCCATCAGTTCCTGGGGATGAATCTCGGCCAGCGCTCCATTTTTTTTGCCCCGTCCGCGCGGGGTCCGAACTGCGTCAATAATCCAGGCTTCGCCCATGGCGTCCTCCATACGTTTTGTCTCGAACACGGCGGCGAACTCTCCAGCCCGCCGATAACGGTGAGTGATATTCAGACAATCCCTCCGCGCCGCTCCTCCGTCCGCAGGTAGAGAAGTCCTGATGCCGAGCGGCACGAGGACAGGGCGGTAACAGGCGCGGTGGGTTCTGGCTCAGTGTGGCGTAAGCGCCATCGCCATCATGACCGACTCTTCGATTTTGGCGATCACGCGACCGACTTCGCGGCCGATCAGATCCATCTTGCGGAGCTGCTCAATCCGGGGCATCGACCGCTCGATCTCTCGCTCGGAAAATATGTCGCGCAGGAAGTCGCAGGCGTCGACCAGACAGATGAGGGCGATATCCCTGGGGTCTGGGGTATCGTCGGACAGCAGCGCGTCCTCAATCCGCAGTTTGACCTCGCGTTCGACACGGCCGTCAATCGTCGGATAGCGCCGCGAACGAAAGACCCACAGGAACCGCTCGTCCTGGGACTCCAGAATGCCGCCCTCAATCAAACTCGTCAGCGCCTGCCTGCGGATTTCGGTTGTCCCCTGCCCGGCCAGTGTCTCCAGCCAGCTCTTGGTATCCTTTGTCTCGTCGGAATCCGCGAGAAGCGCCAGGACCCGGTCGAGCATGGGGGTGCCGGTCGGCGTTCGGTCGAGAAGCACCAGTTGCTCGGGATCGGTGTCGATGCGGTTGGCAAAGGCCAAGTCCATCAGCACCGC harbors:
- a CDS encoding acetyl-CoA C-acetyltransferase codes for the protein MGEAWIIDAVRTPRGRGKKNGALAEIHPQELMAQALNAIKDRNQLNPLDVEDVLVGCVTAYGDQAMCIARMSVLAAEWPNDSTGVTINRFCGSGQQAVNFAAMGIKSGEQDLVVAGGVESMSRVPMNADRGGIDGHNRKLRRLHPLVQQGISGDLIATLEGFSREDCDRFAVSSQQRYVRAHKEDRLTKSLVPVRNAEGEVVLEHDEYPRPSTTLEGLSGLPPSFAELGKYVQKGDTLSFDQKALSRYTELDHVEHVHHAGNSSGIVDGAGALLLASPEYARSHGMKPRARIVATATAGAEPIIMLTAPVPATRRVLKKAGMTINDIDLVEINEAFAAVPLKVMKDCDIDPDKVNVNGGAIALGHPLGATGSMLVGTVLDELERQDKTTGLVTMCIGGGMGIASIIERI
- a CDS encoding GPP34 family phosphoprotein; protein product: MLTFAEEIMLLMLDDDGLFLPIRGGSVEHVLAGAVLMDLAFANRIDTDPEQLVLLDRTPTGTPMLDRVLALLADSDETKDTKSWLETLAGQGTTEIRRQALTSLIEGGILESQDERFLWVFRSRRYPTIDGRVEREVKLRIEDALLSDDTPDPRDIALICLVDACDFLRDIFSEREIERSMPRIEQLRKMDLIGREVGRVIAKIEESVMMAMALTPH